Proteins from one Deinococcus apachensis DSM 19763 genomic window:
- a CDS encoding ATP-binding protein — protein sequence MSPSSHLRGRSRPGLQGRLVRLHLLVLCAMTLVLAGVQTATLYGEARERLGERAITTSRLVARLPSVMEGASAGLPNPALNAQINALRDEAEADFIVVGNRGGIRLTHPVPERLGQPMEGGDNVGPLAGREVVSVARGSLGLSVRGKVPVWQSGRVVGVVSTGYLMPQAWHLVTQALLNLVPWFLLALGLGTVGAVWAARRLRAEILNLEPEQITALVGQHRAVLAALREGVIAVDRHGLVTLASDRAAEALPAARVPFLLAPAWPELAGHLAVTGVTRQQNVELTLRDQPVLVNVEPLEGGGFVASFRDRAEALALADELTHARGFVDVLRAQTHEYQNRLHVLSGLLQLDRPQEALRVLNAEIEQGAQFRQLLRDVQVPRLVALLAGKRERAQELGIDFQVAPESCLSAAWERHADTLVTAVGNLTENAFEALAGQPGTVTVLIGEDPEGAQIEVEDSGPGVPPGVAARLFTRGASSKGEGRGYGLAGVHARVLALGGEIRYARRGSHTVFQVNLPPPALSPLLERA from the coding sequence ATGTCCCCCTCCTCACACCTGCGGGGCCGGTCGCGGCCGGGGTTGCAGGGCCGCCTGGTGCGCCTGCACCTGCTCGTGCTGTGCGCGATGACGCTGGTACTTGCTGGCGTGCAGACCGCCACACTGTACGGGGAGGCGCGCGAGCGGCTGGGCGAGCGCGCAATCACCACGAGCCGCCTGGTGGCGCGGCTGCCATCGGTGATGGAGGGGGCGTCGGCGGGCTTGCCCAATCCGGCCCTGAACGCGCAGATCAACGCCCTGCGGGACGAGGCAGAGGCCGACTTCATCGTGGTGGGGAACCGCGGGGGCATCCGGCTGACCCACCCCGTTCCCGAGCGGCTGGGGCAGCCGATGGAGGGCGGCGACAACGTGGGGCCGCTGGCCGGGCGCGAGGTCGTGAGCGTGGCGCGCGGCAGCCTGGGACTGAGTGTGCGGGGCAAGGTGCCGGTGTGGCAGTCCGGCCGGGTGGTCGGGGTGGTCAGCACCGGTTACCTGATGCCGCAGGCCTGGCATCTGGTGACGCAGGCGCTGCTGAACCTGGTGCCCTGGTTCCTGCTGGCGCTGGGGCTGGGCACGGTCGGCGCCGTCTGGGCTGCTCGGCGATTGCGGGCCGAAATTCTGAACCTGGAACCCGAGCAGATCACGGCGCTCGTGGGCCAGCACCGGGCGGTTCTCGCGGCGCTGCGTGAGGGGGTGATCGCGGTGGATCGGCATGGCCTGGTGACCCTCGCCAGCGACCGCGCCGCCGAGGCGCTGCCCGCCGCCCGGGTTCCCTTCCTCCTGGCCCCCGCGTGGCCGGAACTCGCGGGGCACCTGGCCGTCACCGGGGTTACCCGGCAGCAGAACGTGGAACTCACCCTGCGTGACCAGCCGGTTCTGGTGAACGTCGAGCCGCTGGAGGGCGGGGGCTTCGTCGCCTCCTTCCGTGACAGGGCGGAGGCGCTGGCCCTGGCCGATGAACTCACCCACGCCCGCGGCTTCGTGGACGTGCTGCGCGCCCAGACGCACGAGTACCAGAACCGGTTGCACGTCCTCTCCGGCCTGCTGCAACTGGACCGCCCCCAGGAGGCGCTGCGGGTCCTGAACGCCGAGATCGAGCAGGGGGCGCAGTTCCGCCAGCTCCTGCGCGACGTGCAGGTGCCGCGGCTGGTCGCCCTGCTCGCGGGCAAGCGGGAGAGAGCCCAGGAACTCGGCATCGACTTTCAGGTCGCGCCGGAAAGCTGCCTCTCCGCGGCCTGGGAACGGCACGCGGACACCCTGGTCACCGCCGTGGGCAACCTCACCGAGAACGCCTTCGAGGCGCTGGCAGGCCAGCCCGGCACCGTCACCGTCCTGATCGGCGAGGACCCCGAGGGGGCGCAGATCGAGGTGGAGGATTCTGGCCCCGGCGTGCCTCCCGGAGTCGCCGCCCGGCTCTTCACGCGCGGGGCGAGCAGCAAGGGCGAGGGGCGGGGGTACGGCCTCGCGGGAGTCCATGCCCGGGTGCTGGCCCTGGGCGGCGAGATCCGGTACGCGCGCCGGGGCAGCCACACAGTCTTTCAGGTGAACCTGCCCCCACCCGCCCTGTCCCCCCTGCTGGAGCGCGCATGA
- a CDS encoding response regulator gives MTRVRVLLVEDDLRVARVNRDLLERDPDVHVVGSAATLAQADALAQALVPDLILLDVHLPDGSGLGLLRHWRAQGRTTDVALITAADDEASVRTALAQGAFDYLIKPFTGARLAEVIARHRARRTPRGTLDQSHLDRLLGVSGNTPEPLPRGIDPHTLERVAAVLEGAGSALSAEEVGDRAHLSRVTAWRYLEHLVRVGRASLDHQYGLAGRPAKLYRARGLTEGEMV, from the coding sequence ATGACCCGCGTGCGCGTGCTGCTCGTGGAGGACGACCTGCGGGTGGCCCGGGTGAACCGCGACCTGCTGGAGCGTGACCCGGACGTGCATGTGGTGGGCAGCGCCGCCACGCTGGCGCAGGCGGACGCGCTCGCGCAGGCCCTCGTGCCCGACCTGATCCTGCTCGACGTGCATCTGCCCGACGGGAGCGGGCTGGGGCTGCTGCGGCACTGGCGGGCGCAGGGCCGCACGACCGACGTGGCGCTGATCACCGCCGCCGACGATGAGGCGAGCGTGCGGACGGCGCTGGCGCAGGGCGCCTTCGACTACCTCATCAAGCCGTTCACGGGAGCGCGGCTGGCTGAGGTGATCGCCCGGCACCGGGCCCGCCGTACTCCACGTGGCACCCTCGACCAGTCCCACCTCGACCGCCTGCTGGGCGTGAGCGGGAACACGCCCGAGCCTCTGCCGCGCGGCATTGACCCGCACACGCTGGAACGAGTCGCAGCCGTGCTGGAGGGGGCTGGGAGCGCCCTGAGTGCTGAGGAGGTCGGGGACCGCGCGCACCTGTCGCGGGTGACAGCCTGGCGCTATCTGGAACACCTTGTCCGGGTGGGGCGCGCCAGCCTGGATCACCAGTATGGCCTCGCTGGGCGGCCCGCCAAGCTGTACCGGGCACGGGGTTTAACGGAAGGGGAGATGGTTTAG
- a CDS encoding Bug family tripartite tricarboxylate transporter substrate binding protein produces the protein MKNVLSLALLTLLTPLAAAQGLNNLRIMAPASPGGGWDQTSRALQTVLQNENIVKPVQVFNVPGAGGTIGLAQLYNAKGEGNLLMTMGLVMVGAIQTNSSKVDLSRVTPIARLTGEYEVVVVPAGSPYKTMKDLAAAWKANPGGVAFAGGSAGGTDHMLVGLLAEAAGVDPKRMNYVPFSGGGETLAAVLGNQVAAGVAGYGEFEAQIKAGKLRAIGISAPKRQPGIPVPTFKEQGYNVDLANWRGIVAPPGISAAEKAALVAALDKMHASKEWKDTLNTRKWTDLYLSGSKFDVFLKLEQSRARKILQNIGLVK, from the coding sequence ATGAAGAACGTGCTGTCCCTGGCCCTGCTGACCCTCCTCACGCCCCTCGCCGCCGCGCAGGGTCTGAATAACCTGCGGATCATGGCGCCCGCCAGCCCCGGCGGCGGCTGGGACCAGACCAGCCGCGCGCTCCAGACCGTGCTGCAAAACGAGAACATCGTCAAGCCCGTGCAGGTGTTCAACGTGCCTGGCGCGGGCGGCACCATCGGTCTCGCGCAGCTCTACAACGCCAAGGGCGAGGGCAACCTGCTCATGACGATGGGCCTGGTGATGGTGGGCGCCATCCAGACCAACTCCAGCAAGGTGGACCTCTCGCGCGTCACGCCCATCGCCCGCCTGACCGGCGAGTACGAGGTCGTGGTCGTGCCCGCCGGGAGTCCCTACAAGACGATGAAGGACCTGGCTGCCGCGTGGAAGGCCAACCCGGGCGGGGTGGCGTTCGCGGGCGGCAGCGCGGGCGGCACCGACCACATGCTCGTCGGCCTGCTCGCGGAGGCGGCGGGCGTGGACCCCAAGCGGATGAACTACGTGCCCTTCAGCGGCGGCGGTGAGACGCTGGCGGCGGTGCTGGGTAACCAGGTTGCGGCGGGTGTGGCCGGGTACGGTGAGTTCGAGGCGCAGATCAAGGCCGGTAAATTACGAGCCATCGGGATCAGCGCGCCCAAGCGGCAGCCCGGGATTCCGGTGCCGACCTTCAAGGAGCAGGGCTACAACGTGGACCTCGCCAACTGGCGCGGGATCGTGGCCCCTCCCGGCATCAGCGCTGCGGAAAAAGCCGCCCTGGTCGCCGCGCTCGACAAGATGCACGCCAGCAAGGAGTGGAAGGACACGCTGAACACCCGCAAGTGGACCGATCTGTACCTCAGCGGCAGCAAGTTCGACGTGTTCCTGAAGCTGGAACAGAGCCGCGCGCGCAAGATTCTGCAAAACAT